One Lepus europaeus isolate LE1 chromosome 7, mLepTim1.pri, whole genome shotgun sequence DNA segment encodes these proteins:
- the LOC133764067 gene encoding mas-related G-protein coupled receptor member E-like → MEPREAEGQGAPGRAQEDVPFNLAILSLTELLSLGGLLGNGLVLWLLSCDVYHNSLAIYLLDVACADLIFLACHMVAVVPDLLRGQLVVPDFVQTSLATLRFFCYIVGLGLLAAVCTEQCLAALCPAWYPCRRPRHLTTCVCALTWALCLLLHLLLSGACTQFFGEPSRQLCRALWLVAAALLAALCCAVGLASLLLLLRLERGPQRPQPWGFPALVLLVALLFLFCGLPFGVYWLCRNLHWHIPHYFYHFSFLTASVHSAAKPAVYFCLGSARGCRLREPLRLVLQRALGDEAELGARRETSRGGLVEVAA, encoded by the coding sequence ATGGAGCCGCGGGAAGCGGAAGGGCAGGGGGCGCCCGGCCGTGCCCAGGAGGACGTGCCCTTCAACCTGGCCATCCTGTCGCTCACTGAGCTGCTGAGCCTGGGCGGGCTGCTGGGCAACgggctggtgctctggctgcTCAGCTGTGACGTCTACCACAACTCCCTGGCCATCTACTTGCTGGACGTGGCCTGCGCCGACCTCATCTTCCTCGCCTGCCACATGGTGGCCGTCGTCCCCGACCTGCTCCGCGGCCAGCTGGTCGTCCCGGACTTCGTCCAGACCAGCCTGGCCACCCTCAGGTTCTTCTGCTACATCGTGGGGCTCGGCCTCCTGGCGGCCGTGTGCACCGAGCAGTGCCTGGCCGCCCTCTGCCCGGCCTGGTACCCGTGCCGCCGCCCGCGCCACCTGACCACCTGCGTGTGCGCGCTCACCTGGGCGCTctgcctgctgctgcacctgctgctcagcgGCGCCTGCACCCAGTTCTTCGGGGAGCCCAGCCGCCAGCTGTGCCGGGCGCTGTGGCTGGTGGCGGCCGCCCTGCTGGCCGCGCTGTGCTGCGCCGTGGGCCTGgccagcctgctgctgctgctgcggctgGAGCGGGGCCCGCagcggccccagccctggggcttcCCGGCCCTCGTGCTCCTCGtcgccctcctcttcctcttctgtggCCTGCCCTTCGGCGTCTACTGGCTGTGCCGGAACCTGCACTGGCACATCCCCCACTACTTCTACCACTTCAGCTTCCTCACGGCCAGCGTGCACAGCGCGGCCAAACCCGCCGTCTACTTCTGTCTGGGCAGCGCCCGTGGCTGCAGGCTGCGCGAGCCCCTCCGGCTGGTGCTCCAGCGGGCGCTGGGCGACGAGGccgagctgggagccaggagggagaCCTCCCGGGGGGGCCTGGTGGAGGTCGCAGCCTGA